Proteins from a single region of Nocardioides oleivorans:
- a CDS encoding FtsK/SpoIIIE family DNA translocase: MATRTSSPPGSRSSSTSKTSASSRSKKGSSTRSRSTSKRPAPRSSTAKGRSRSSASSRPAPRAVRSGQGPVSRTFGVLFRGVSAVWLGIAHGLGSVARSIGQSARDLDPEHRRDGAGLFLIGVAMVVAAAVWWQLPGGVMELARSVTAGALGKVGWFVPLFLVYAGWRTLRDPERNGPVGRQVIGWVAFGLGLLGIVHIANGNPQPVLGDASNLQEAGGAVGYVTSSLLLDLMQTSYVVVPLLALLAIFGILIITATPIYQIPVKLAALRDQALGRTHVEPEVDEPTKPVRARRRSMLDDDVDPEMGDPAYDSPVLSDRELKKRRRKKDAEAEPDEDYGIDLFADPIDADAPTALTPAVGKDDTGKVEPPPHTPLPARVEQLALSGDITYSLPDNSALKPGSVHKARSKASDAVVERLMQVMDEFGIDATVTGYTRGPTVTRYEVELGPAVKVEKVTALSKNIAYAVASADVRILSPIPGKSAIGIEIPNTDKEIVSLGDVLRSTTARSDHHPMVAGLGKDVEGGFVVANMAKMPHLLVAGATGSGKSSFINSLITSILMRSTPDEVRMIMVDPKRVELNAYEGVPHLITPIITNPKKAAEALAWVVREMDMRYDDLANFGFRHIDDFNKAVRAGKVEVPAGSERTLTPYPYLLVIVDELADLMMVSPRDVEDSVVRITQLARAAGIHLVLATQRPSVDVVTGLIKANVPSRLAFATSSLGDSRVILDQPGAEKLVGQGDGLFLPMGASKPVRVQGAWVTEAEIHQVVKHCKDQLEPTYVEDVTAPKEAKRDLDDDIGDDMDLVVQAIELVVSTQFGSTSMLQRKLRVGFAKAGRLMDIMESRGVVGPSEGSKARDVLVKPDELDSVIATLEGGA, translated from the coding sequence ATGGCGACCCGTACGTCTTCCCCGCCGGGGTCGCGGAGCTCGAGCACGTCCAAGACCAGCGCGTCCAGCAGGTCGAAGAAGGGTTCGAGCACCCGATCACGGAGTACCAGCAAGCGCCCCGCCCCTCGCAGCAGCACTGCGAAGGGCCGGAGCCGATCGAGCGCGTCCTCGCGCCCAGCCCCGCGCGCCGTGCGCAGCGGGCAGGGTCCGGTCTCGCGGACGTTCGGCGTGCTCTTCCGCGGCGTCTCCGCCGTGTGGCTGGGCATCGCCCACGGCCTCGGCTCGGTCGCCCGCTCGATCGGGCAGTCCGCGCGTGACCTCGACCCCGAGCACCGCCGCGACGGTGCCGGGCTGTTCCTGATCGGCGTCGCGATGGTCGTCGCCGCCGCCGTGTGGTGGCAGCTGCCCGGCGGCGTCATGGAGCTCGCCCGCTCGGTGACCGCCGGCGCGCTCGGCAAGGTCGGCTGGTTCGTCCCGCTGTTCCTCGTGTACGCCGGCTGGCGCACGCTGCGCGACCCCGAGCGCAACGGCCCCGTGGGCCGCCAGGTGATCGGCTGGGTGGCCTTCGGGCTCGGCCTGCTCGGCATCGTGCACATCGCCAACGGCAACCCGCAGCCGGTCCTCGGCGACGCCTCCAACCTCCAGGAGGCCGGGGGAGCGGTCGGCTACGTCACCTCGAGCCTGCTCCTCGACCTGATGCAGACGTCGTACGTCGTCGTGCCCCTGCTCGCCCTGCTGGCGATCTTCGGCATCCTCATCATCACCGCGACGCCGATCTACCAGATCCCGGTCAAGCTCGCCGCGCTGCGCGACCAGGCCCTCGGCCGCACCCACGTCGAGCCGGAGGTCGACGAGCCCACCAAGCCGGTGCGCGCGCGCCGTCGCTCGATGCTCGACGACGACGTCGACCCGGAGATGGGCGACCCGGCCTACGACAGCCCGGTCCTGTCGGACCGTGAGCTGAAGAAGCGCCGCCGGAAGAAGGACGCGGAGGCCGAGCCCGACGAGGACTACGGCATCGACCTCTTCGCCGACCCGATCGACGCCGACGCGCCCACCGCGCTCACCCCTGCCGTGGGCAAGGACGACACCGGCAAGGTCGAGCCGCCGCCGCACACCCCGCTGCCGGCCCGCGTCGAGCAGCTCGCGCTGTCCGGCGACATCACCTACTCGCTGCCCGACAACTCCGCGCTCAAGCCCGGCTCGGTGCACAAGGCGCGGTCGAAGGCCAGCGACGCGGTCGTCGAGCGGCTGATGCAGGTGATGGACGAGTTCGGCATCGACGCCACCGTCACCGGCTACACCCGCGGTCCGACCGTGACCCGCTACGAGGTCGAGCTCGGCCCCGCGGTCAAGGTCGAGAAGGTCACGGCGCTGTCGAAGAACATTGCCTACGCCGTCGCGTCCGCCGACGTGCGGATCCTCAGCCCGATCCCCGGCAAGTCCGCGATCGGCATCGAGATCCCCAACACCGACAAGGAGATCGTCTCCCTCGGCGACGTGCTCCGGTCCACCACCGCCCGCTCGGACCACCACCCGATGGTGGCCGGCCTCGGCAAGGACGTGGAGGGCGGCTTCGTGGTCGCCAACATGGCCAAGATGCCGCACCTGCTGGTGGCGGGCGCCACCGGCTCGGGAAAGTCGTCGTTCATCAACTCGCTGATCACCTCGATCCTGATGCGCTCCACGCCCGACGAGGTGCGGATGATCATGGTCGACCCCAAGCGGGTCGAGCTCAACGCCTACGAGGGCGTGCCGCACCTGATCACGCCGATCATCACGAACCCCAAGAAGGCCGCCGAGGCGCTGGCATGGGTCGTGCGCGAGATGGACATGCGCTACGACGACCTGGCCAACTTCGGCTTCCGCCACATCGACGACTTCAACAAGGCCGTCCGGGCCGGCAAGGTCGAGGTGCCGGCGGGCAGCGAGCGCACGCTGACGCCGTACCCCTACCTCCTCGTCATCGTCGACGAGCTGGCCGACCTGATGATGGTCTCGCCCCGCGACGTGGAGGACTCGGTCGTCCGCATCACCCAGCTCGCCCGCGCGGCCGGCATCCACCTGGTGCTCGCCACGCAGCGGCCCTCGGTCGACGTCGTCACCGGCCTGATCAAGGCCAACGTGCCGTCGCGCCTGGCGTTCGCGACCTCCTCGCTCGGCGACAGCCGCGTCATCCTCGACCAGCCCGGCGCCGAGAAGCTGGTCGGCCAGGGTGACGGCCTGTTCCTGCCGATGGGTGCGTCCAAGCCGGTGCGCGTGCAGGGTGCGTGGGTCACCGAGGCCGAGATCCACCAGGTGGTCAAGCACTGCAAGGACCAGCTGGAGCCGACCTACGTCGAGGACGTCACGGCGCCGAAGGAGGCCAAGCGCGACCTCGACGACGACATCGGCGACGACATGGACCTGGTCGTCCAGGCGATCGAGCTCGTCGTGTCGACGCAGTTCGGCTCGACCTCGATGCTCCAGCGCAAGCTGCGCGTGGGCTTCGCGAAGGCCGGTCGCCTGATGGACATCATGGAGAGCCGTGGTGTCGTCGGCCCGAGCGAGGGCTCGAAGGCGCGTGACGTCCTGGTCAAGCCGGACGAGCTCGATTCCGTGATCGCCACGTTGGAAGGGGGAGCCTGA
- the pgsA gene encoding CDP-diacylglycerol--glycerol-3-phosphate 3-phosphatidyltransferase, which yields MSTDPTTGQQQASNFNIANVLTTLRIVLVPFFGWALLVDDGTSTTWRWVAFGIFAVAMITDKVDGDLARKHDLITDFGKIADPIADKAITGMAFIGLSIVGDIWWWVTIVVLLREWSVTLLRLSVLKDVVIAAAQSGKIKTVLQAFALAGLIWPLPHGDAHGGAFDFWPGPTGEVLFYLAQVMLAAAVAMTLWSGYEFFRDVWKQKRQRPTQAA from the coding sequence ATGAGCACCGACCCCACGACCGGGCAGCAGCAGGCCTCGAACTTCAACATCGCCAACGTCCTCACGACGCTGCGGATCGTCCTGGTGCCCTTCTTCGGGTGGGCGCTGCTCGTCGACGACGGCACGTCGACCACGTGGCGGTGGGTGGCGTTCGGCATCTTCGCGGTCGCGATGATCACCGACAAGGTCGACGGCGACCTGGCCCGCAAGCACGACCTGATCACCGACTTCGGCAAGATCGCCGACCCGATCGCCGACAAGGCGATCACCGGCATGGCCTTCATCGGCCTCTCGATCGTCGGCGACATCTGGTGGTGGGTGACGATCGTCGTGCTGCTGCGCGAGTGGAGCGTGACGCTGCTGCGCCTGTCGGTGCTCAAGGACGTCGTCATCGCCGCCGCCCAGAGCGGCAAGATCAAGACGGTCCTCCAGGCCTTCGCGCTGGCCGGGCTGATCTGGCCGCTGCCGCACGGCGACGCCCACGGCGGTGCGTTCGACTTCTGGCCCGGTCCGACGGGTGAGGTGCTGTTCTACCTCGCCCAGGTGATGCTCGCCGCGGCCGTGGCGATGACACTGTGGTCGGGCTACGAGTTCTTCCGCGACGTCTGGAAGCAGAAGCGCCAGCGGCCGACGCAGGCCGCCTGA
- a CDS encoding helix-turn-helix domain-containing protein — protein MSTMIDDHEVHEEAAGPVPAAVPDHVEVRRHAGVAAGVGLTASAVAIAYFGRATQSGSALDWAFVVAMGLLGAYWLVGLVDARTPLLVADAQGIRIRLGRTWRGLPWTAVHHVEHTPRRGLLRDGRLVVVPHNLELIEAELTGAGKRHTSISRLLHGAPFAVPLGLSTRVVGAGGDLTEALGRVARDPGQVVVVEPVVAEPAVDDSVEEPVEEPVEEPVDDLVPDEPVEDTVVASPTPAALRETGVARRSEVRRDFVPADDLHDDLDDLDDRPAGRELRSPGRVSLVEETQSWGDRVRAIARAGEPVEPLVLDDFEVEPAEDPVIGPELAAARTRLGLSVDQLAERTRIRPHVIEAVEVDDFEPCGGDFYARGHLRTLARVLGIDVAPLLASYDERYAHAPINPRRVFEAELATGANGSIRGTRGGPNWSVLVAVVMALVLAWSIARLVMDTPPDVRGDTPVLNGSGGPQGAGNAPAADPVAVVVTAPSGGAQVVVRDGSGEEVFKGNLAVGETRELKASPPVRVMSTDGSVTVSLAGGDARAVGEPGVAGQGTYVVD, from the coding sequence ATGAGCACGATGATCGACGACCACGAGGTCCACGAGGAGGCCGCGGGTCCCGTGCCAGCCGCCGTCCCCGACCACGTGGAGGTACGCCGCCACGCCGGCGTCGCCGCCGGCGTGGGGCTGACCGCCTCCGCCGTCGCCATCGCCTACTTCGGCCGGGCCACCCAGTCCGGCTCGGCCCTGGACTGGGCGTTCGTGGTCGCGATGGGGCTGCTCGGCGCCTACTGGCTCGTGGGCCTGGTCGACGCCCGCACGCCGCTGCTCGTGGCCGACGCCCAGGGCATCCGGATCCGGCTCGGTCGCACGTGGCGCGGCCTGCCCTGGACCGCCGTCCACCACGTCGAGCACACCCCCCGGCGCGGCCTCCTGCGCGACGGCCGGCTCGTGGTCGTGCCCCACAACCTGGAGCTGATCGAGGCCGAGCTGACCGGCGCCGGCAAGCGCCACACCAGCATCTCGCGCCTGCTGCACGGCGCACCGTTCGCGGTGCCGCTCGGGCTCTCGACCCGCGTCGTCGGCGCCGGTGGCGACCTCACCGAGGCGCTCGGCCGGGTCGCGCGCGACCCGGGCCAGGTCGTCGTGGTCGAGCCCGTCGTGGCCGAGCCCGCCGTGGACGACTCGGTGGAGGAGCCGGTGGAGGAGCCGGTGGAGGAGCCGGTGGACGACCTCGTCCCCGACGAGCCCGTCGAGGACACCGTCGTCGCCAGCCCGACGCCGGCTGCCCTGCGGGAGACGGGCGTGGCCCGCCGCTCAGAGGTCCGGCGTGACTTCGTGCCGGCCGACGACCTGCACGACGACCTCGACGACCTCGACGACCGGCCCGCCGGTCGCGAGCTGCGCAGCCCCGGCCGGGTGAGCCTGGTCGAGGAGACCCAGTCGTGGGGCGACCGCGTCCGCGCGATCGCCCGTGCGGGGGAGCCCGTGGAGCCGCTCGTGCTCGACGACTTCGAGGTCGAGCCCGCCGAGGACCCGGTCATCGGTCCGGAGCTCGCCGCCGCTCGCACCCGCCTCGGGCTGTCGGTCGACCAGCTCGCCGAGCGCACCCGCATCCGTCCCCACGTGATCGAGGCCGTCGAGGTCGACGACTTCGAGCCGTGCGGTGGTGACTTCTACGCCCGGGGGCACCTGCGCACCCTGGCCCGCGTGCTCGGCATCGACGTGGCGCCGCTGCTGGCGTCGTACGACGAGCGCTACGCGCACGCGCCCATCAACCCGCGCCGCGTCTTCGAGGCCGAGCTGGCGACCGGTGCCAACGGGTCGATCCGCGGCACCCGCGGCGGTCCGAACTGGTCGGTCCTCGTCGCCGTCGTGATGGCCCTCGTGCTCGCGTGGTCGATCGCCCGACTGGTGATGGACACCCCGCCCGACGTGCGGGGCGACACCCCGGTCCTCAACGGGTCCGGCGGTCCGCAGGGCGCGGGCAACGCCCCCGCCGCCGACCCGGTGGCCGTCGTCGTGACCGCGCCCTCCGGGGGCGCCCAGGTCGTCGTCCGCGACGGCTCCGGCGAGGAGGTCTTCAAGGGCAACCTGGCCGTGGGGGAGACGCGCGAGCTCAAGGCGTCCCCGCCCGTGCGCGTGATGTCCACCGACGGCTCCGTCACCGTCTCCCTCGCCGGCGGCGATGCCCGCGCGGTCGGTGAGCCCGGTGTCGCCGGGCAGGGGACCTACGTCGTCGACTGA
- the rimO gene encoding 30S ribosomal protein S12 methylthiotransferase RimO — protein sequence MNVAVVTLGCARNEVDSEELAGRLEAGGFVLVADPEDADTVVVNTCGFVEAAKKDSVDTLLEAADLKESAGHGGKAQAVVAVGCLAERYGKDLAESLPEADAVLGFDDYPDIAAKLRAIVGGETHHPHTPSDRRLLLPISPVDRDASAISVPGHEPVAADTSEIGAGAPATGPRAVRRRLDSGPMAPLKLASGCDRRCTFCAIPAFRGSFVSRRPSDVVHEARWLATQGVKEIFLVSENSTSYGKDLGDLRLLETMLPELSAIEGIERVRVSYLQPAETRPGLIEAIASTPGVVPYFDLSFQHASATVLRRMRRFGDPESFLGLLEQVRGLAPLAGVRSNVIVGFPGETDEELQELCDFLEAARMDVTGVFGYSDEDGTEAAGFADDLKLDEDEIRARTEHVTALVEELNAQRAEERIGEEVVVLVESVTDGVEGRAAHQGPEVDGTTLLLGADDAQVGDLLTATVTGTDGVDLVATTEGVR from the coding sequence CTGAACGTTGCTGTGGTGACGCTGGGCTGTGCGCGCAACGAGGTCGACTCCGAGGAGCTCGCCGGTCGGCTCGAGGCGGGGGGCTTCGTGCTCGTCGCCGACCCGGAGGACGCCGACACGGTCGTCGTCAACACCTGCGGCTTCGTCGAGGCGGCCAAGAAGGACTCGGTCGACACGCTGCTCGAGGCCGCCGACCTCAAGGAGTCGGCCGGCCACGGCGGCAAGGCGCAGGCCGTCGTCGCGGTGGGCTGCCTGGCCGAGCGCTACGGCAAGGACCTGGCCGAGTCGCTGCCCGAGGCCGACGCCGTGCTCGGCTTCGACGACTACCCCGACATCGCCGCCAAGCTGCGCGCGATCGTCGGCGGCGAGACCCACCACCCGCACACGCCGTCCGACCGTCGCCTGCTGCTCCCGATCTCTCCGGTCGACCGCGACGCGTCCGCCATCTCGGTCCCCGGCCACGAGCCGGTCGCCGCCGACACCAGCGAGATCGGTGCCGGTGCGCCCGCGACGGGACCCCGCGCCGTACGCCGTCGCCTCGACTCCGGTCCGATGGCGCCGCTCAAGCTGGCGAGCGGCTGCGACCGCCGCTGCACCTTCTGCGCGATCCCGGCCTTCCGCGGGTCCTTCGTCAGCCGGCGCCCGAGCGACGTCGTCCACGAGGCCCGGTGGCTCGCCACCCAGGGCGTCAAGGAGATCTTCCTCGTCAGCGAGAACTCCACGTCCTACGGCAAGGACCTCGGCGACCTGCGGCTGCTCGAGACGATGCTCCCGGAGCTGTCGGCGATCGAGGGGATCGAGCGCGTCCGCGTCTCCTACCTCCAGCCCGCCGAGACCCGCCCGGGCCTGATCGAGGCCATCGCCTCGACGCCCGGGGTGGTGCCGTACTTCGACCTCTCCTTCCAGCACGCCAGTGCCACCGTGCTGCGCCGCATGCGCCGCTTCGGCGACCCCGAGAGCTTCCTCGGCCTGCTCGAGCAGGTCCGGGGCCTCGCCCCGCTCGCCGGCGTCCGTTCCAACGTCATCGTCGGCTTCCCCGGCGAGACCGATGAGGAGCTCCAGGAGCTCTGCGACTTCCTCGAGGCCGCGCGGATGGACGTCACCGGCGTCTTCGGCTACTCCGACGAGGACGGCACCGAGGCGGCCGGCTTCGCCGACGACCTCAAGCTCGACGAGGACGAGATCCGCGCCCGCACCGAGCACGTCACCGCGCTCGTCGAGGAGCTCAACGCCCAGCGGGCCGAGGAGCGCATCGGTGAGGAGGTCGTGGTGCTCGTGGAGTCCGTCACGGACGGCGTCGAGGGCCGCGCGGCCCACCAGGGCCCGGAGGTGGACGGTACGACGCTGCTGCTGGGCGCGGACGACGCGCAGGTCGGTGACCTGCTGACCGCGACCGTCACCGGCACCGACGGGGTCGACCTGGTCGCCACGACGGAGGGTGTCCGATGA
- a CDS encoding APC family permease: protein MTDTQAQQGELKAGAIGFTDALVIGLASTSPAYSLAAIIGAVTALAGVHAPGILLASFVPMALIAAAFLYLNRVDPDCGTTFSWVTRAMGPWFGWLGGWAIMMTGVLIVGSLADVGVRFGLYGVGELVRSDALVDAGDNAWIRMPAAIALVIVMTWICVLGTDVSARLQNLLILVQVVSLLVFAVVALVRATSGDSPLDELTPSLGWLNPFGAGGAALSSGLLLGVFAYWGWESAVNLSEETTDGDKTPGRAAMLSTVVLLATYVSVAVAVVAFAGTQWLTDNAGEEEYVFYVLATEVLGGWGWILLLSVSTAAIASTQTTIIPASRTGLSMARRAAIPSRIGHIHPQHRTPDVSTWVVAAIAIAWYVGMYLISENALFDSLTALALLIAFYYALTGVACAIYYRRHLTESVRSFVLIGVGPVVGALMLVWLLVLSVRDQSDPSNSYSGQAWLGVGPPLVIGIAVFLVGVAFMLFWRTRDASYWDERPSLPDPDVVHGLKPPRPDPDGLEG, encoded by the coding sequence ATGACGGACACACAGGCACAGCAGGGCGAGCTGAAGGCCGGGGCCATCGGCTTCACCGACGCGCTGGTGATCGGTCTCGCCTCGACCTCGCCGGCCTACAGCCTCGCGGCGATCATCGGCGCGGTGACCGCGCTCGCCGGCGTCCACGCGCCCGGCATCCTGCTGGCCTCGTTCGTGCCGATGGCCCTCATCGCCGCCGCGTTCCTCTACCTCAACCGCGTCGACCCCGACTGCGGCACGACGTTCAGCTGGGTGACCCGGGCGATGGGTCCGTGGTTCGGCTGGCTCGGAGGCTGGGCGATCATGATGACCGGCGTCCTGATCGTCGGCTCGCTGGCCGACGTGGGCGTGCGGTTCGGCCTCTACGGCGTCGGTGAGCTCGTGCGGAGCGACGCCCTGGTCGATGCCGGCGACAATGCCTGGATCCGGATGCCTGCGGCCATCGCGCTCGTGATCGTGATGACGTGGATCTGCGTGCTCGGCACCGACGTCTCGGCCCGCCTGCAGAACCTCCTGATCCTCGTGCAGGTCGTCTCGCTGCTGGTCTTCGCCGTCGTCGCGCTCGTCCGGGCCACGAGCGGCGACAGCCCGCTCGACGAGCTGACCCCGTCCCTCGGCTGGCTCAACCCGTTCGGCGCGGGAGGTGCGGCGCTGAGCTCCGGGCTGCTGCTCGGCGTCTTCGCCTACTGGGGCTGGGAGTCCGCGGTCAACCTCAGCGAGGAGACCACGGACGGCGACAAGACCCCTGGCCGCGCGGCGATGCTGTCGACGGTCGTGCTGCTGGCGACGTACGTCTCCGTGGCGGTCGCCGTCGTCGCCTTCGCCGGCACGCAGTGGCTGACCGACAACGCCGGCGAGGAGGAGTACGTCTTCTACGTCCTGGCGACCGAGGTGCTCGGCGGCTGGGGGTGGATCCTGCTGCTGTCGGTGTCGACGGCGGCGATCGCCTCGACGCAGACCACGATCATCCCGGCCTCGCGGACCGGCCTGTCGATGGCGCGGCGCGCCGCGATCCCGTCCCGGATCGGCCACATCCACCCGCAGCACCGCACGCCCGACGTCAGCACGTGGGTCGTCGCTGCGATCGCGATCGCCTGGTACGTCGGGATGTACCTCATCAGCGAGAACGCGCTCTTCGACTCCCTCACCGCGCTCGCGCTCCTGATCGCCTTCTACTACGCGCTGACCGGTGTCGCGTGCGCGATCTACTACCGCAGGCACCTCACCGAGAGCGTGCGCAGCTTCGTCCTCATCGGGGTGGGCCCGGTCGTCGGGGCGCTCATGCTCGTCTGGCTGCTCGTGCTCTCGGTGCGCGACCAGTCCGACCCGTCGAACTCCTACAGCGGGCAGGCGTGGCTGGGAGTCGGGCCGCCGCTGGTCATCGGGATCGCGGTGTTCCTGGTCGGCGTGGCGTTCATGCTCTTCTGGCGCACCCGCGACGCGAGCTACTGGGACGAGCGCCCGTCGCTGCCCGACCCCGACGTGGTGCACGGCCTCAAGCCGCCGCGACCCGACCCCGACGGACTGGAGGGATGA
- a CDS encoding universal stress protein encodes MTVLLGYDESPGSEAALAAAIEVATKFGEDLVLVYGAAPPGGMGDEARVHREALMEMGRTATAHALSRAQDAGIEVSVRLVDAKPADALVQVGDELDATVIVVGTAGDSPFRGALLGSTPHKLLHLSDRPVLCVPVGR; translated from the coding sequence ATGACCGTGCTCCTGGGCTACGACGAGTCACCCGGGTCGGAGGCAGCGCTGGCCGCCGCCATCGAGGTGGCGACCAAGTTCGGCGAGGACCTCGTCCTGGTCTACGGCGCCGCCCCGCCCGGCGGCATGGGCGACGAGGCGCGGGTGCACCGCGAGGCGCTGATGGAGATGGGGCGTACGGCGACCGCGCACGCCCTGTCCCGCGCCCAGGACGCCGGGATCGAGGTCAGCGTCCGGCTGGTCGACGCCAAGCCGGCGGACGCGCTCGTCCAGGTCGGCGACGAGCTCGACGCGACGGTCATCGTCGTCGGCACGGCAGGCGACAGCCCGTTCCGCGGCGCCCTCCTGGGCTCGACGCCCCACAAGCTGCTGCACCTGTCCGACCGCCCGGTGCTCTGCGTGCCCGTCGGGCGCTAG